The DNA segment CGTTCGGCTATGTGCGGGCGGCGGGCTCCGTCACCGCCTCCGTCGTGTTCGCCTTCCTGCTCGCGGGCGGCCCGTCGCAGGCCTACGGGCACACCGTCCAGGAGGGGCTCGGGCGGCCGGTCTTGCTCGCGCCGGGCGCGGCGGACGGCGACGTCCGCGCCCCAGGCTCCGACGCGTCGGTCGATCCCGGGCGGGCGCCCGCGATCGGTGCCATGCTCCCGACCGCTGTCGACTCGAGGCAGCCGGCGTTCGAATGAGCCGCACCCGAAGACTCATCCAAGGCATCACCCTCCTCGTCGCGGGCGCCCTCGCCCTCGTCGTCCTGCTTCGCTCGCCGGAGTTCGCCCACGGGCAGCAGCTCGGGGAGCGGATGGAGCGCACGGGCGTCGTCGGCATCGCGAACGACATCGAGCGCAAGCTCTTCTGGAGCCTGATCTGCACGTGCGGCTGCCCGCGCGAGACCCTCGGGACGTGCACGTGCGGCACCGCGCACGAGCGCCGCGACCAGCTCCGCGCGGCGCTCGCGTCGGGGCTGTCGATCGAGGCCATTCAGACCGCCTACGCCGAGCGCTACGGGGCGGAGGCGCTGGCCGTGCCGCCCAACAAGGGGAGCCAGCGGCTGCTCTACCTCCTCCCGCTCGGCGCCATCGTGGTCGGCGCGGGCATCGTCATCGCGACGCTGCGCCGATGGAAGCGGCGGAGCGACGAGGCGGGCGCCGCTGGCCAGCAGCCACCCGCGAAGGGCGTTGTCCCCGGCGCCCGTGACGATTACGACGACAAGCTCGACGAGGAGCTCAAGAGCCTGGACCGCGAAGACCGCGAATGAGCGCCGAACAGCCCGCCAAAAGCGCCGCCCCGGCCACGGCCGACGAGACCGTGACCAGGGGTACCGACTCGCCGCTGGAGCGGCAGATCATTCACTACGCCCGCTTCGGGGCGCCGCTCGTGGCGCTCGTCGGCGCCGGCGTCGCGGGGCTCGTCGGTGGGCCGCCCGCGGCGATCCTCGTGCTCGCGGGCGGCGCGCTCGTCGCCGTCATCGCCATCTTCTGGGCGAGCCTCCGCGTGCTGATCGGGGAGACGCCGCTGAGCGGGGCCGACGCGTACGCGATCGGCGCGCCGCGCGCGGAGGAGGAGCAGAAGCAGGCCGTCCTGCGCGCGCTCAAGGACCTCGAGTTCGAGCGGAGCGTCGGGAAGATCAGCGATGAGGATTACGCCGAGCTCGTCGCGAAGTACCGCGCCGAGGCGAAGCGGCTCCTCCGCCTGCTGGACGCCGACGCGCAGCCGCGGCGCGAGCAGGTCGCGGCGCTCGTGGCGAAGCACCTCCGGCGCGCCGGGTTCCAGGACGACGGCGCGCCCAGGGAGCCGGACGAGGACGCCGGCGCGAGCGATCCGGAAGGCGCCGCCGCGGAGGCCAGGCCGGCGAAGCGGAGGCGCGCCAAGGCCCGACCGCTGGAGAAGCCGGAGGGCGATCGGGAGCCGGCGGCGGACGGCGAGCGTGACAAGGCCGCGGCGACGGTGGAGCGCGCGGCGACGCAGGTGGCGTGCGGGGCGTGCGGCACGCTGAACGACGAAGACGCTGTGTTTTGCAAGAAGTGCGGGACGAAGCGCGCGGCGGACGCGCCTCAGGACGACCCGGCTGCGACGGACGACGCCGCCGCCAGCGCCGATGAGAACGACCGCAGGAGGGCTTCGTGATGCGCTGGACCGGGTGTACGGCGCTGGCCGCGATCGCCTCGCTGAGCCTGACCGCCGCGCAGGCGGTGCAGGCGAAGCCGGCTGCGTCGGCGCAGCCCGCGGCGGACAAGGCCGCTCCGGCGCAGCCCGCAGCTGGGAAGGCTGCTCCAGGGCAGCCGGCAGCCGGGAAGGCCGCGCCGGCGCAGCCCGCAGCGGCGAAGCAGGGGGAGAAGCCGGCGGCGCCCTCGGGCGGAGCCGCGCCTGCCGGCAGCGGCGCTCCTGCTGCGACCTCGACGGCCGCGGCGGCGGACGCGGGCGCGCCCGATGCAGCGGGCGCCCTTCCGCCGGGGCATCCCGAGGTGGGGCAGGGGCTGCCTTCGGGCCATCCGCCGGTGGGGAAGCCTCCCGCGGCAGACGCGGCCTCCCGGCGCGCCTCGGAGCAGCTGACGGGCCTGTTCGATGCGCCCGACGACACCGTCCAGGAAGACACAGGCCTTCCGCCCGGCGTCCTCGTGCTCACCGTACAGGACGCGGACGGGAACCCCGTTCCTCGCATCTCCGTCGATATCGACATCCTGCAGAGCTCGGTGTCGAGGGGCGACTCGCGCGAGCGCATGAGCCGAGAGACGGACGACGCGGGCACCCTCCGGCTCGAGAACCTCGCGATCGCCGGCGGCACGAGCTACGGCATCTCGATCACGCGCGACGGCGCGACGTTCTCGATCCCGCATTTCGGCCTCAGCGCCGAGGCCGGAAAGCGGGCCGTGCTCCACATCTACGACGCCACGCCGAACGTGAGCGGCCTGATGGTCGGGACGCAGGGCATCGTCTACCTCCAGCTCCGGCAAGACTCGATCGCGGTGGAGCAGCTGTTCCAGGTCTACAACCTCGGCCGCGTCGCCTGGCTGCCTGACGAGACGTTCGCGCTCCCGCGCGACTACAAGGCCTTCAACAAGAGCGAAGGCATGGGCGAGGAGATGCGCTTCGACGAGGTCAAGGGCACCGGCGTGGCGCTGCGCGGCACCGTGAGCCCCGGCCGGCATGAAGGGCAGTTCCGCTGGCAGGTCCCGCTCCATGACGAGGAGCGGCAGACGATCCGCATCGAGCTGCCGCCGCGCATCGCCCAGATGCGGGTGATGGCCGAGGCGTCCAAGTCGATGACGCTGAACGTCGCCGGCTTCCCCGCGGCCCAGCGCACCCAGAACAGGGACGGGAAGAAGATCCTGATCACCGAGATGCAGGGCACCCGCACGGACGGCGGGATGAAGGTCATCGAGATCACGCTCGGCGGTCTGCCGACGCCGGGGGTGGGCCGGTGGATCGCGCTGCTGCTGGCCGGCGCGACCGTGATCGGCGGGACCGCGTTCAACCTGGTCCGGCGGCGCGACCAGGACCGCGGGCCCGACGACGAGGAGCGGCGGGAGCTGCTCGAGGCGCGGAACGCGCTGCTCGACGAGTTCGTCGAGCTCGAGCGCGCGCGGAAGCGGGGCGACGTCGGTCCGAAGACGTACGATCGCGTCCGTGCCGCGCTCCTCGACGCGCTCGCGCGCATCGTGGCCATGATCGAGGCCAGGCCGGCGCGCGGGAAGGCCGCTGGCGCGCGCGAGCCGGCCGGCGCGCTCAAGGCCGACGCCGCCGGATCGCCGCGCTCCTGAGGGGTGCGGGCAGCACCGGACGCCGGGCGGATGCCGGGGTGGAAGGCTGGTCTCGCCGCGGGCGCGGCCCTCCTGATCGGCGCCGTCGTCGCGCTCGCCTTCCGTCGCGCGGAGCCGCCGGCGCGCTGCGCGCCGGGGATGGTCGCGCTCGGCCCGAGGTGCTGCGGCGAGGGCCAGCGCCTCGATGATGCCGGCCGCTGCGCAGGCGCGCCGAGGCGCTGCAGCGCCGACCTCACGGTGACCGCCGCTGGCTGCGTCGCGCCGAACGCAACCGTCCGCATCGCCGCGGGGACGCTGCGCCTCGGGCCAAGCGACTGGGAGGCGCAGGGCATCGTCGACCCGCGCGCGGTGTTCGTCCCGGCGTTCTCGCTCGACGCGTTCGAGATCACCGAGCAGCGCTACGCGGCTTGCGTCGAGGCCGGCGCGTGCGCCCCGCTCCCGCTGCGCGGCGAGCCCGGGGTCCCCGTCACGGGCGTCACCCTGGCCGAGTCGGCTCGGTACTGCGCGTTCGCGGGCGGGGCGCTCCCTTCGCGTGATCAGCTCGCCTTCGCCGCGGCGGGCGACTCGGGCCGGCGGTACCCGTGGGGAGACACCGGCGCGGTCTGCCGGCGCGCCGCCTTTGGCCTGCGAGCGGGCCCCTGCGGCTGGGGCGCGACGGGCCCCGAGCTCGCCGGCTCGC comes from the Sorangium aterium genome and includes:
- a CDS encoding carboxypeptidase-like regulatory domain-containing protein — translated: MMRWTGCTALAAIASLSLTAAQAVQAKPAASAQPAADKAAPAQPAAGKAAPGQPAAGKAAPAQPAAAKQGEKPAAPSGGAAPAGSGAPAATSTAAAADAGAPDAAGALPPGHPEVGQGLPSGHPPVGKPPAADAASRRASEQLTGLFDAPDDTVQEDTGLPPGVLVLTVQDADGNPVPRISVDIDILQSSVSRGDSRERMSRETDDAGTLRLENLAIAGGTSYGISITRDGATFSIPHFGLSAEAGKRAVLHIYDATPNVSGLMVGTQGIVYLQLRQDSIAVEQLFQVYNLGRVAWLPDETFALPRDYKAFNKSEGMGEEMRFDEVKGTGVALRGTVSPGRHEGQFRWQVPLHDEERQTIRIELPPRIAQMRVMAEASKSMTLNVAGFPAAQRTQNRDGKKILITEMQGTRTDGGMKVIEITLGGLPTPGVGRWIALLLAGATVIGGTAFNLVRRRDQDRGPDDEERRELLEARNALLDEFVELERARKRGDVGPKTYDRVRAALLDALARIVAMIEARPARGKAAGAREPAGALKADAAGSPRS
- a CDS encoding formylglycine-generating enzyme family protein, with amino-acid sequence MPGWKAGLAAGAALLIGAVVALAFRRAEPPARCAPGMVALGPRCCGEGQRLDDAGRCAGAPRRCSADLTVTAAGCVAPNATVRIAAGTLRLGPSDWEAQGIVDPRAVFVPAFSLDAFEITEQRYAACVEAGACAPLPLRGEPGVPVTGVTLAESARYCAFAGGALPSRDQLAFAAAGDSGRRYPWGDTGAVCRRAAFGLRAGPCGWGATGPELAGSRPDGAAVHPGGRVFDLAGNVAEWATPDALEGEFSETHGGSWTDGAAAALRTWNRRLVPVSTRAPDLGFRCVYPP
- a CDS encoding zinc ribbon domain-containing protein, producing MSAEQPAKSAAPATADETVTRGTDSPLERQIIHYARFGAPLVALVGAGVAGLVGGPPAAILVLAGGALVAVIAIFWASLRVLIGETPLSGADAYAIGAPRAEEEQKQAVLRALKDLEFERSVGKISDEDYAELVAKYRAEAKRLLRLLDADAQPRREQVAALVAKHLRRAGFQDDGAPREPDEDAGASDPEGAAAEARPAKRRRAKARPLEKPEGDREPAADGERDKAAATVERAATQVACGACGTLNDEDAVFCKKCGTKRAADAPQDDPAATDDAAASADENDRRRAS
- a CDS encoding cytochrome c-type biogenesis protein, with product MSRTRRLIQGITLLVAGALALVVLLRSPEFAHGQQLGERMERTGVVGIANDIERKLFWSLICTCGCPRETLGTCTCGTAHERRDQLRAALASGLSIEAIQTAYAERYGAEALAVPPNKGSQRLLYLLPLGAIVVGAGIVIATLRRWKRRSDEAGAAGQQPPAKGVVPGARDDYDDKLDEELKSLDREDRE